A DNA window from Entelurus aequoreus isolate RoL-2023_Sb linkage group LG24, RoL_Eaeq_v1.1, whole genome shotgun sequence contains the following coding sequences:
- the tshz3a gene encoding teashirt homolog 3: MPRRKQEAPKRAPAYSPEELTKHPAEDEDAEGGDLPSAPQDDLPMKDEIVEESVGLAKDQTCDQESAGAAELSGQEMDSESHVSEISDCLSDFDSPSQKTEGNLVTAPLNGDTKTPPIGMDTLEHMKAIYSSFLTSPLWTPMNFNTKQTQVPPSASTEKPTRSNSTSSSSSCSSNSYDWHQSAVAKTLQQNPTQSRHTAQPEPSLFSTVQLHRQNPKLFGSIFTGASKFRCKGCSAAYDTLVELTVHMNDTGHYRDDNQDKTGSGSKRWSKPRKRSLLEMEGKEDAQKVLKCMYCGHSFESLQDLSVHMIKTKHYQKVPLKEPLAPVATKIMSSKKRGLVGLDLTPSQRSREGTPKTKHSHSDRNEPSPKRSSSPYTTSSNRYAHQNGASYACQFESNKFQILKCMECGSSHNTLQELRTHMMVTGHFLRVTSSVGKRGKPLPEATSPNPVRVTTPTEPRVQSVPLAPSTFSPPPLQTTTTPPAISPPIKEIKREEVEEECTKQEAPGNEKQVVVSVRKEEDSEEEKYDISKYSYLTEEDLKESPKGGLDILKSLENTVASAINKAQSGNPSWGGYPSIHAAYQFPSAMKLQQGSIEKNSPMKFLFNGSDGVLSSLANNQPLISPPLTQSSPFPSNNFQAMEDLVKKVTEKVAKVEQRVKRLSPNKDNHLSPSKSEAGGLHKGEEADSPRELRAVTPACSDRGIHSDRASPATEPKREIAVKSPHASALTCSTAIITGHTPPEQPFVNPLSALQSVMSIHLGKAAKPSLPNQDPLSLLSRFSQSMAERAAVAAPPPQSKKSQTVVDNNFCQTSDDQPMDLTKGKSESVASAPLTPSSTASSISPSSLVTPAQLTVVSPYTSNSPLHENALSDISDMLRNLTQSQPVPKPVSRSRMTDKVEGLVSTCDDDDVSLHGHKRKGRHSSWNPQHLLLLQAQFASTLRQTSEGKYIINDLSPQERMHVSRFTGLSMTTISHWLANVKYQLRRTGRTKFLKNLDSGQPVFFCSDCASQIRTPAAYVGHLEAHLGFRIRDLAKLSPKQTVRDSHTFTEKLAPVESYVLPQDDCSGNGVVYRCQLCVRKFATKHAIKLHLSKSHGKSPEDHLLYVCELEKH, encoded by the coding sequence CTTATTCTCCCGAGGAGCTGACAAAGCACCCTGCAGAGGATGAGGACGCGGAAGGAGGCGACCTGCCCTCAGCCCCTCAGGATGACCTTCCCATGAAAGATGAGATTGTAGAGGAAAGCGTCGGTCTTGCCAAGGACCAAACATGTGACCAGGAATCAGCAGGGGCTGCAGAGCTGTCAGGACAAGAGATGGACAGCGAGTCACATGTAAGCGAGATCAGTGATTGTCTTTCAGACTTTGACAGTCCCTCTCAAAAAACCGAAGGAAACTTGGTCACAGCACCTCTAAATGGCGACACTAAAACACCCCCTATAGGTATGGACACCTTAGAACACATGAAGGCCATTTACTCCAGCTTCCTGACCAGTCCCCTTTGGACACCTATGAAtttcaacacaaaacaaacacagGTGCCCCCATCGGCATCGACGGAAAAGCCGACTCGCAGCAACAGCACTAGTAGCAGTAGTAGCTGCAGCAGCAACAGCTATGACTGGCATCAGTCTGCGGTGGCAAAGACACTTCAACAGAATCCTACCCAGAGTCGTCACACTGCCCAACCTGAGCCTAGCCTCTTCAGCACAGTCCAGCTCCACAGGCAAAACCCAAAGTTGTTTGGTTCAATCTTTACTGGGGCCAGCAAGTTCCGCTGTAAGGGCTGTAGTGCCGCTTATGACACACTGGTTGAACTGACTGTTCATATGAACGATACAGGCCATTACCGTGATGATAACCAGGATAAGACGGGAAGTGGTTCAAAGCGCTGGTCCAAGCCCCGTAAACGGTCACTTTTGGAAATGGAGGGGAAGGAGGATGCCCAGAAAGTTCTAAAGTGCATGTACTGTGGTCACTCCTTTGAATCTCTTCAGGACCTTAGTGTCCACATGATCAAGACCAAACACTACCAGAAAGTGCCTCTTAAGGAGCCCTTAGCCCCTGTGGCTACGAAAATTATGTCTTCTAAGAAAAGAGGACTCGTTGGTTTAGATCTGACCCCCTCACAACGTTCTAGAGAAGGAACCCCCAAAACTAAGCACTCACATTCAGACAGAAATGAACCCTCTCCAAAACGGTCCTCTAGCCCCTACACAACCTCTAGTAACCGATACGCTCACCAGAATGGTGCTAGCTATGCTTGCCAATTTGAATCCAACAAATTTCAGATCCTCAAATGTATGGAATGTGGGAGTTCACACAATACTTTGCAAGAGCTGAGGACCCACATGATGGTGACAGGACACTTTCTGAGAGTGACCAGCTCTGTGGGTAAGAGAGGAAAACCGCTCCCTGAGGCCACCTCCCCCAACCCTGTGAGAGTAACCACACCTACAGAACCAAGAGTCCAGTCCGTCCCACTGGCACCCTCCACCTTCTCTCCTCCACCTCTTCAAACCACTACAACTCCTCCTGCCATCTCTCCTCCTATCAAAGAGATCAAACGGGAGGAGGTTGAGGAGGAGTGTACAAAGCAAGAGGCTCCTGGAAATGAAAAACAAGTTGTGGTTTCAGTCAGGAAGGAGGAAGATTCGGAGGAGGAAAAATATGATATATCAAAGTACAGCTATCTTACTGAAGAGGACTTGAAGGAGAGTCCTAAAGGAGGCTTGGATATTCTCAAATCACTAGAAAACACAGTAGCTTCAGCTATCAACAAGGCCCAGAGTGGGAATCCGAGCTGGGGCGGCTATCCTAGTATCCATGCAGCCTACCAGTTCCCTAGTGCCATGAAGCTCCAACAGGGTAGCATCGAAAAGAACTCCCCGATGAAGTTCTTATTTAACGGCAGTGACGGAGTGTTGTCCTCCCTTGCCAACAACCAGCCACTAATTAGCCCACCGCTTACACAGTCTTCACCCTTTCCCAGCAACAACTTCCAGGCAATGGAGGACTTAGTGAAAAAAGTGACTGAGAAAGTAGCAAAAGTAGAGCAAAGAGTGAAGCGATTGTCTCCCaacaaggacaaccatctctccCCCTCCAAAAGTGAGGCTGGAGGATTGCATAAGGGTGAGGAGGCTGACTCACCTAGGGAATTAAGGGCAGTCACCCCAGCCTGTAGCGACAGGGGAATCCATAGCGACCGAGCATCCCCGGCAACAGAACCCAAGAGAGAGATAGCAGTCAAATCCCCGCATGCCTCCGCTTTAACATGTAGCACCGCCATTATCACTGGCCATACTCCTCCAGAGCAGCCCTTTGTCAATCCTCTAAGTGCTCTTCAGTCAGTAATGAGCATTCATTTGGGGAAAGCAGCCAAGCCCTCCTTGCCAAACCAAGATCCCCTGAGCCTGCTTTCCAGGTTCAGTCAGAGCATGGCAGAGAGAGCCGCTGTAGCGGCCCCTCCCCCACAGAGCAAAAAGTCTCAAACTGTTGTTGACAATAATTTTTGTCAGACCAGTGATGACCAACCTATGGACCTCACAAAAGGGAAAAGTGAATCTGTAGCCTCTGCCCCCTTAACGCCTTCTTCCACTGCTTCCTCCATCTCGCCCTCATCTCTTGTCACCCCCGCACAGCTAACAGTGGTTTCTCCTTATACATCAAACAGCCCTTTGCATGAGAACGCCCTGTCTGATATCTCAGACATGCTGAGGAACCTGACACAGTCCCAGCCCGTCCCAAAACCTGTCTCTCGATCACGGATGACAGATAAAGTTGAGGGTCTGGTCTCTACCTGCGATGATGATGACGTATCCCTGCATGGCCACAAACGCAAGGGGCGCCACTCCAGCTGGAACCCTCAACACCTCCTTCTCCTACAAGCGCAGTTCGCCTCAACTTTGAGGCAGACATCTGAGGGAAAATACATCATCAATGATCTTAGCCCACAGGAAAGAATGCATGTCTCTCGTTTTACAGGTCTCTCGATGACCACCATTAGCCACTGGCTGGCTAATGTCAAGTACCAACTACGAAGAACAGGCAGAACTAAGTTCTTGAAGAATTTGGACTCTGGTCAGCCTGTATTCTTCTGCAGTGACTGTGCCTCACAGATCCGGACCCCAGCAGCATATGTTGGTCACCTGGAAGCTCACCTTGGCTTTAGAATCAGGGACCTGGCTAAGCTTTCCCCCAAACAGACTGTCAGGGACTCTCATACTTTCACCGAGAAGCTTGCACCCGTAGAGTCGTATGTGTTGCCACAAGATGACTGCAGTGGTAACGGTGTTGTCTACCGCTGCCAGCTCTGTGTCCGTAAATTTGCCACTAAGCATGCCATCAAACTCCACCTCAGCAAAAGTCATGGGAAGTCCCCAGAGGACCACTTGTTGTATGTGTGCGAACTGGAGAAACACTAG